One Polypterus senegalus isolate Bchr_013 chromosome 10, ASM1683550v1, whole genome shotgun sequence DNA segment encodes these proteins:
- the nphs2 gene encoding podocin produces MLLTTQPQDQMERRSRSTSRSSRSSGRKAKDLPAPPSIHLPQKNRQRQTSEARGRSSSKRRRMEDKPATEVKGPLNADSNVVTSTVVDVDNVVDSDIEEQEETGALLESEAHEEGIKHRKLNFCEWILTLAMMLVILLSFPISIWFCLKIVREYERAVIFRLGHLRPGKARGPGLCFYLPCLDVCHKVDLRIKTFQIPFHEVVTKDMVTMQLNAVCYYRLENASLSFTAVSDAPSALQTLVQTTMKSILAHHCFADVLLNRKSITDEMKIALDAVTCQWGIKVERADVKDLQLPDELRHTLAMEAEAQRLAKTRVIAAEGEKAASEALRVAADILSGSPTAVQLRYLHTLHNLSNEKASVILPLPFDLFKAVSPACSAHTVGIKQESEAEKQQKEIKNDSPML; encoded by the exons ATGCTTTTGACTACACAACCCCAGGACCAGATGGAGAGGCGCTCCAGAAGCACATCTCGGTCATCCAGAAGCTCAGGGAGAAAGGCAAAAGATCTCCCGGCTCCACCAAGTATACATCTGCCACAGAAGAATAGGCAGAGGCAGACCAGTGAGGCCAGAGGAAGGTCGTCTTCGAAAAGAAGAAGGATGGAAGATAAACCAGCAACAGAGGTCAAGGGCCCTCTGAATGCTGACAGCAATGTGGTAACTTCCACCGTGGTGGATGTGGATAATGTAGTGGACTCGGACATAGAAGAACAAGAGGAGACTGGGGCACTGCTGGAGAGTGAAGCCCATGAAGAAG GAATCAAACATCGGAAGCTGAACTTCTGTGAGTGGATCCTCACACTTGCCATGATGTTGGTTATTTTGCTATCCTTTCCCATTTCCATCTGGTTCTGCTTGAAG ATTGTTCGTGAGTATGAGAGAGCTGTAATCTTCAGACTGGGCCATTTAAGGCCAGGGAAGGCAAGAGGACCAG GGCTCTGCTTCTACTTGCCTTGCTTGGATGTTTGTCACAAAGTTGACCTTCGGATTAAAACCTTTCAAATCCCATTCCATGAG GTTGTGACGAAGGACATGGTCACCATGCAGTTGAACGCTGTCTGTTATTACCGACTAGAGAATGCATCGCTTTCCTTTACTGCTGTATCAGATGCACCAAGTGCACTTCAGACGCTCGTCCAGACAACCATGAAGTCCATTTTGGCTCATCACTGCTTTGCAGATGTTCTCTTGAACAGGAAGAGCATCACGGATGAAATGAAG ATTGCCCTGGATGCCGTCACTTGTCAATGGGGAATCAAGGTGGAGAGGGCTGATGT aaaggATCTGCAGCTGCCAGATGAACTCAGACACACTCTGGCCATGGAGGCTGAGGCCCAAAGGCTGGCCAAGACAAGG GTCATTGCCGCAGAAGGGGAAAAAGCTGCCTCGGAGGCGTTACGAGTGGCGGCCGACATCCTTTCAGGCTCCCCAACTGCGGTACAGCTGAGGTACCTGCACACCCTGCATAATCTGTCCAATGAAAAGGCTTCGGTCATTCTTCCACTGCCCTTTGACCTCTTTAAAGCTGTCAGCCCTGCCTGTTCAGCACACACTGTTGGCATCAAGCAGGAAAGTGAGGCTGAGAAGCAGCAGAAAGAAATCAAGAATGACTCTCCGATGCTTTGA